A genomic window from Phoenix dactylifera cultivar Barhee BC4 chromosome 7, palm_55x_up_171113_PBpolish2nd_filt_p, whole genome shotgun sequence includes:
- the LOC103706494 gene encoding PX domain-containing protein EREL1-like isoform X5 — translation MLQRRHALEEWMGKLLSDIDLSRSAPMASFLDLEAAARSSFRDANHDHLETSSSGDAIAMASSGPLRPSSSVSIADGSKVVSKSHFVASDIGSDVYEASDLGTPRQGKVQISETSPEDLAMTYDLTAPRGVIANGILGESILDQPEEFLRSRLHYRRENLVLERDSSDVTSKETFLSRDKLESTSEQDHDKLSGHTRKLSAESIGSDISSIRGSELSVPGMTNSIWDGSIDLPSGSESQNAMEALSSLETHVLNDAHIVLPLDQRHQLNRVLVTMKRRLGTVKADMEDLIARLNQEMAVKEYLTTKVKDLEVELEVTKQKSKENLQQAILVERERVTQMQWDMDELHRKYAEMESMLKIEQDERTRAESEKTTASGEKELLLRELDTKQEELEIMQKRLEELEMKSKVDIKVLVKEVKFLRSSQAELREMLNQSLKEKTELERVARKEKQRWAHAKSARKKLLDECRVLRNRLQDCSVNFLSESEDRFTINPSSLSDALDLLATSDNRIGLLLAEAQLLARDEEQTISDADEARSSESSENLIATNGENPINADDEIRKMLTDIFIDNARLRKQVNSVIRCALITVVKPEKEDSEEVPSRRTVLNRFLER, via the exons ATGTTGCAGAGGAGGCATGCTTTGGAGGAATGGATGGGAAAGCTACTTTCTGACATTGACCTATCTAGAAGTGCTCCTATGGCAAGttttcttgatcttgaagctgCTGCAAGGTCAT CATTTAGGGATGCAAATCATGATCATTTGGAAACTAGCTCTTCAGGTGATGCTATTGCCATGGCCTCTTCAGGTCCACTCAGACCTAGTTCAAGTGTTTCTATTGCTGATGGTTCAAAAGTCGTATCTAAGTCCCATTTTGTTGCTTCAGACATTGGTAGTGATGTATATGAAGCATCAGACTTGGGAACTCCGAGGCAAGGGAAGGTCCAAATTTCTGAAACTAGTCCAGAAGATCTAGCAATGACTTATGATCTAACTGCTCCAAGAGGGGTAATTGCTAATGGAATCCTGGGAGAATCAATCCTGGATCAGCCAGAAGAGTTTCTTAGAAGTAGGTTGCACTACAGAAGAGAGAACCTTGTTTTGGAGAGGGATAGTTCCGATGTAACTTCAAAGGAGACATTTCTTTCTAGAGACAAACTAGAGTCAACTTCAGAACAGGATCATGATAAGCTTTCTGGTCATACTCGAAAACTCTCTGCTGAAAGTATTGGGAGTGACATAAGTTCTATACGAGGCAGTGAATTATCAGTTCCTGGGATGACTAATTCGATTTGGGATGGCTCTATTGATCTTCCTAGTGGCTCTGAATCTCAAAATGCAATGGAAGCTCTATCTAGCTTGGAGACGCATGTTCTGAATGATGCACATATTGTCCTTCCACTTGATCAACGACATCAATTGAATAGAGTTCTTGTCACCATGAAAAGAAGATTAGGGACAGTGAAAGCAGATATGGAGGATCTTATAGCTCGACTGAATCAAGAAATGGCTGTGAAAGAATACCTTACAACAAAG GTCAAGGATTTAGAGGTGGAACTGGAAGTCACTAAGCAGAAAAGTAAAGAAAACTTGCAACAAGCCATTTTAGTTGAAAGAGAAAGAGTGACACAAATGCAATGGGATATGGATGAACTTCACAGGAAGTATGCAGAGATGGAGTCAATGCTTAAGATTGAGCAA GATGAAAGAACTCGTGCAGAGTCAGAAAAAACAACTGCCAGTGGTGAGAAAGAATTGTTGCTGCGGGAGTTAGATACTAAACAAGAAGAATTAGAGATCATGCAGAAACGTCTAGAAGAATTAGAGATGAAGTCAAAAGTGGATATCAAAGTTCTTGTCAAAGAGGTGAAATTTCTCAGGAGTTCTCAAGCGGAGCTGAGGGAAATgctaaatcaatctttaaaagaAAAGACTGAATTAGAG AGGGTTGCTCGTAAGGAAAAACAAAGGTGGGCACATGCAAAATCAGCAAGGAAGAAGCTTCTTGATGAATGTAGAGTTCTTCGCAATCGACTTCAAGATTGCAGTGTTAATTTTCTTTCAGAATCAGAAGACAGGTTCACTATTAATCCTTCATCACTATCTGATGCTCTGGATCTTCTAGCAACTTCAGATAATAGAATTGGCCTTCTTCTTGCGGAG GCACAACTCCTTGCACGAGATGAGGAACAGACAATCTCTGATGCGGATGAGGCTCGAAGTAGTGAATcctctgaaaatttaattgctACAAATGGCGAAAATCCAATTAATGCAGATGATGAGATAAGAAAAATGTTGACGGATATATTTATAGATAATGCAAGACtgaggaaacaagtcaattctGTTATCCGTTGCGCTCTCATTACGGTTGTTAAACCAGAGAAGGAAGATAGTGAAGAAGTTCCCTCAAGGAGGACTGTTCTTAACCGGTTCTTAGAGAGATGA